Proteins from a single region of Pseudopedobacter saltans DSM 12145:
- a CDS encoding glycoside hydrolase family 88 protein, translating to MLNNRLVYYNKAGLLYYRQKPVNLLVRRVNTLFVLSCSVCLVLLLFACSSDKQFSTDENIVYCEKQVFKTLASIPLDTPNIPRNIKDDEGNWRYVNYKDWTSGFWPGTLWYLYEATKNDSLKQEAERFTSELYNLSIEPAFDHDLGFQIFNSYGHAYKLTGDEEYKEVVLRTADTLATLYNPKVGTILSWPRSVPNMEWPQHNTIIDNMINLELLFWASKNGGTKNLYDIAVRHAETTMKNHFRNDYTSYHVVVYDKDSGERIKQVTHQGYADETMWARGQSWAIYGYTMVYRETKDQRFLDFAQKVTDVYLEKLPKDLIPYWDFNAPDIPNAPKDASAAGVVASGLLELSTFVKDQNKARHYREVAEKMITSLSSAEYQSRDKNSAFITHVTGHKPNGTEVDTSINYGDYYYIEALVRLKKLQQGIGLGKNL from the coding sequence ATGTTAAATAATCGGTTGGTTTATTATAATAAGGCTGGTCTTCTGTATTATAGGCAGAAGCCAGTTAATTTGTTGGTAAGACGGGTAAATACCTTGTTTGTTTTAAGTTGTTCGGTTTGTTTAGTGCTATTGCTGTTTGCTTGCTCATCTGATAAACAGTTTAGTACAGATGAAAATATAGTGTACTGTGAAAAGCAGGTTTTCAAGACATTGGCTTCTATTCCACTAGATACGCCAAATATTCCAAGAAATATCAAAGATGACGAAGGTAATTGGCGTTATGTAAATTATAAAGATTGGACCAGTGGTTTTTGGCCGGGTACTTTATGGTATTTGTATGAAGCCACTAAAAATGATTCTTTAAAGCAAGAGGCCGAAAGGTTTACTTCCGAACTTTATAATCTTTCTATAGAGCCGGCATTTGATCACGATTTGGGATTTCAGATTTTTAATTCTTATGGTCATGCTTATAAGTTGACCGGTGATGAAGAATATAAAGAAGTGGTGTTGCGTACCGCAGATACGTTAGCCACTTTATATAATCCGAAAGTAGGAACAATACTGTCGTGGCCACGTTCGGTACCAAATATGGAATGGCCGCAACACAATACCATTATAGATAATATGATTAATCTGGAGCTGTTATTCTGGGCGTCAAAAAATGGAGGAACAAAAAATCTGTACGATATAGCAGTTCGACATGCGGAGACCACAATGAAGAATCATTTTAGGAATGACTACACCTCTTATCATGTAGTGGTTTACGATAAGGATTCAGGGGAAAGAATTAAACAGGTTACCCATCAGGGATATGCAGATGAGACCATGTGGGCGAGGGGGCAATCCTGGGCTATTTATGGTTATACCATGGTTTATCGGGAAACTAAAGACCAGAGATTTTTAGATTTTGCACAGAAAGTCACTGATGTTTATCTGGAGAAATTACCGAAGGATTTGATTCCTTACTGGGATTTTAATGCTCCCGATATTCCAAACGCTCCTAAAGATGCTTCAGCAGCCGGGGTGGTAGCTTCTGGTTTATTGGAACTCTCTACTTTTGTAAAAGATCAGAATAAAGCGAGACATTATCGGGAGGTTGCAGAAAAGATGATTACCAGTTTATCTTCTGCTGAATATCAAAGCAGGGATAAAAATTCGGCTTTCATTACCCATGTAACAGGTCATAAACCAAACGGAACGGAAGTAGATACTTCTATCAATTATGGCGATTATTACTATATAGAAGCGCTAGTAAGGCTGAAAAAATTACAGCAGGGAATTGGCTTAGGTAAAAATCTATAA